Proteins from one Ammospiza nelsoni isolate bAmmNel1 chromosome 18, bAmmNel1.pri, whole genome shotgun sequence genomic window:
- the LOC132081278 gene encoding zinc finger protein 22-like — protein sequence MAQEQLHDEEMPHKCLECGKSFRHSSTLIQHQMIRTGEWLYKCGECGKGFSESSALIRHQRIHTGERPYECPQCQKRFQRNSNLLQHQRMHTEERPFHCPECGKGFKHNSNLVTHRVIHTGERPYKCPQYGKSFTQSSA from the coding sequence atGGCCCAGGAACAGCTTCATGATGAGGAAATGCCCCACAagtgcttggagtgtgggaagagcttcaggcacagcagcaccctgatcCAGCACCAGATGATCCGCACTGGGGAATGGCTGTAcaagtgtggggaatgtgggaagggcttcagcgAAAGCTCCGCCCTCATCAGGCACCaacgcatccacactggggagaggccttATGAGTGTCCacagtgtcagaagaggtttcagagaAACTCCAATCTCCTCCAACACCAGCGGATGCACACCGAGGAGAGGCCTTTCCACTGCCCTGAATGTGGAaagggcttcaagcacaactccaaCCTCGTCACCCACCGGgtcatccacactggggagaggccctacaagtGTCCCCAGTATGGGAAGAGTttcacccagagctctgcctaG